A DNA window from Patescibacteria group bacterium contains the following coding sequences:
- the cas2 gene encoding CRISPR-associated endonuclease Cas2, translated as MEKELKENIAQAASLTLERVLDSVLGLTESFLIIAGGRKEVYRQLYYAEPTLTYRNFCKFIDSMKRRKYIEIRQDAQESIVFTNKARLKVADKIVKHNKLIDRFLLVSFDIPEYLSTRRNNFRKVLKRMGFKQIQRSLWVTDKDAAEFVELASIEYKVEEYVASFIAEQSSINKSILGILSKSV; from the coding sequence ATGGAGAAGGAGTTAAAAGAAAATATTGCTCAAGCGGCGTCGCTTACCTTGGAAAGGGTTTTGGATTCTGTCCTCGGGTTAACCGAGTCATTTTTGATCATTGCAGGAGGACGGAAAGAAGTTTACAGACAGCTTTACTATGCTGAACCAACACTGACCTATCGGAATTTCTGCAAATTTATTGACTCCATGAAAAGGCGAAAATATATTGAGATCAGGCAGGACGCGCAGGAGTCTATCGTTTTTACGAACAAGGCAAGATTGAAGGTGGCCGACAAAATTGTGAAGCATAACAAGCTAATTGATCGTTTCTTACTTGTTTCTTTCGATATCCCAGAATATTTGAGCACTCGCCGAAATAATTTCCGTAAGGTTCTGAAACGGATGGGTTTCAAACAAATCCAAAGGAGCTTGTGGGTCACCGACAAAGACGCGGCCGAATTTGTTGAGCTGGCATCGATTGAGTACAAAGTCGAAGAATACGTTGCGAGCTTCATCGCAGAGCAAAGCAGTATCAACAAATCAATACTTGGAATTCTCTCAAAGTCTGTCTAA
- the rpsG gene encoding 30S ribosomal protein S7, with protein sequence MPRGHVKIRKSSIGVDVKFNSPVIAKLINYIMVNGKKTIAERIVYMAFEKASEQLKLDPMEIFDQAIKNVGPIVEVKSKRIGGANYQVPMEVSKDRRNTLAMRWVIAAARSQKGRPMNEKLASEIINAFKGEGNAIKKKEDTHRMAEANKAFAHFARF encoded by the coding sequence ATGCCAAGAGGTCACGTCAAAATCAGAAAGAGCTCGATCGGTGTGGATGTTAAATTTAACAGCCCGGTGATCGCCAAGCTCATCAATTACATTATGGTCAACGGCAAGAAGACCATCGCCGAGAGAATCGTCTACATGGCTTTTGAGAAAGCTAGCGAACAGCTCAAGCTCGATCCGATGGAAATCTTCGATCAGGCGATCAAAAATGTTGGTCCAATCGTCGAGGTCAAATCCAAACGTATCGGTGGCGCAAACTACCAGGTGCCTATGGAAGTTAGCAAGGACAGACGAAATACTCTCGCTATGCGCTGGGTTATCGCCGCAGCTCGCAGCCAGAAGGGTCGCCCTATGAACGAGAAGCTTGCTTCTGAGATCATCAACGCCTTCAAAGGTGAAGGTAACGCGATCAAGAAGAAGGAAGATACTCACAGAATGGCCGAGGCCAACAAGGCTTTCGCCCACTTCGCCAGATTCTAA
- the rpsL gene encoding 30S ribosomal protein S12 produces MPTINQLVRQGRQKTTRKSKTTALKNTFNFLQNKPVKLGCPQKRGVCIKVGTMTPKKPNSALRKFARVRLTNGYEVNAYIGGEGHNLQEHSVVVIRGGRVKDLPGMRYHIVRGKLDLAGVKGRKQSRSKYGAKAGKE; encoded by the coding sequence ATGCCAACAATCAATCAATTAGTCAGACAGGGTCGACAGAAAACCACTAGAAAATCAAAGACAACCGCTTTGAAGAATACTTTTAACTTTCTTCAGAACAAGCCGGTTAAGCTTGGTTGTCCTCAAAAACGCGGTGTTTGTATCAAAGTTGGTACTATGACACCAAAGAAACCAAACTCAGCTTTGCGTAAATTCGCCCGTGTCAGATTAACCAATGGTTATGAGGTAAACGCTTATATCGGTGGTGAAGGCCACAATCTCCAGGAGCACTCAGTTGTAGTAATCCGTGGTGGTCGTGTGAAAGACCTTCCAGGTATGCGATATCATATCGTTCGTGGCAAGCTCGACTTGGCCGGTGTCAAAGGCCGCAAACAGTCTCGTAGCAAGTACGGCGCCAAAGCAGGGAAAGAATAG